Below is a window of Cytophaga hutchinsonii ATCC 33406 DNA.
CTAGTATCTAGTAACTATTAATAAAGCGTTCTGAAACGGATTGTTCCTGGAATTTCTTTTAATTCGTCCAGTACTTCTTTGTCGTAGATCTTAGCGATATCTGTAATTACATATCCAACCTGTTCGTTGGTTTTTAAATACTGTGCTAAAATATTGATGTTGTGTTTTGCAAACAGGTTATTGATCTTTGCCAAAATACCTGGTTGGTTTTCGTGCAGGTGCATGAAACGATGGCCTTCCTGTAATTCAGGTAACTGAATGTTCGGGAAGTTTACACTGTGTAATGTAGTACCGTTGTTGATGTAATCCGTAATTCTGTTTGGTACGAAATTCCCGATGTTTGATTGCGCTTCTTCCGTAGAACCACCAATGTGCGGTGTAAGGATTACGTTTGGTAAGCCTCGTACGTCATTGATGAATTCTTCATCGTTATTTTTCGGTTCGTATTCGTATACATCCAGACCTGCACCTAAGATTTTGCCACTCTTAAGATTTTCTGATAAGGCTTTAAGATCCGTTACAGGTCCGCGCGCCAAGTTTAAGAAAATAGAACCCTGTCTCATTTCATTAAATTCTTTCGCGCCAAACATGCCTTTATTGCTTGCTCTACCGTCAACGTGTAATGAAACAACATCTACGGTATTTAATAATTCTTTCAGAGAGCTGCATTTCTTTGCATTACCAAGAGAGAGTCTTTCAACGATATCATAATAATACACAACCATACCAAGTGATTCCGCGATGACAGAAAGCTGGGAACCAATATTGCCATAACCAACAAGACCTAATTTTTTACCTCTGATCTCAAAAGAGTTCTTAGCGGATTTGTCCCACTTACCAGCGTGCATCTGCATACTTTTCTCAAGTGTACGTCGGTAAAGCATGATGATCTCGCCAATAGCCAATTCAACCACGCTGCGTGTGTTGCTGAATGGTGCGTTGAATACTGCAACACCTTTCATTTGTGCTGCTTTTAAATCAATCTGGTTTGTGCCGATACAGAACGCACCGATTGCGATAAGTTTTGGAGCGTGCTCCAAAACTTTTGCTGTGATCGTTGTTTTAGAACGGATACCAATGATGGAAACGTCTTTGATTTTTTCGATCAATTCATCTTCCTCTAATGCACTTGCAATTACTTCAACGGTATATCCTTCTTCGCTGAATAATTTGAAAGCATCTGTGTGAATGTTTTCCAGCAACAAAACTTTGATGCGGTTCTTCGGATAAGAGATCGTCATCGGAAGTTTTTCCTGAAATAATATTTCGTCGAAGCTAGGCGCAATGCTGTCTGCTTTTGCAGTAACAGCAGCGCGGCTTACGTTTTCGGTGAATGCATAGAATTTAGAAGCAAGACCCGCACCTCTGATTTCGTAGTCCGTATAACCATCGCCGATCACGTGTACATCACCGGTTAAGCCAAGCTTCTCCATTAATTTGATCTTGCCTTTATCCTGGCTGAGCGGGTTGTTCGCGTCACAACCAATGATGTTGCCATCATTGTCGAACGTGAACGTATTTGCCATTACATGCTCTTCCTTAATACCGAATTCTGTTACGATCGGCAGAATGAATTCTTTAAAACCGGAAGAAACAATATAGATCTGGTCAGCGTAATCGCGGAAGAAATGCTTGTTACGTTTTACAGATTTAGAAACTTTAGAACGTAATAAATCAATCAACGGAGCAAGGTGCGATCTGTTGGCTTTAACCAGTTGTAATCTCTTAACAAGATTTTCACTGAAGGACCCTTTGCCTTCCATACCAAGATTTGTAAGGTCGATTATTTGCTGAATAATCTGCTGTTGATTTGGATTACCTGCTAATGAAATTGTAGCCAATTCATCTAACGCTTCAACTTGAGTAAATGTACTGTCAAAGTCAATGACGAAATACGGAACCTTCTCGATTGTTTCCATGCAATTGTGTATGCTTAAATTGTTCTTGTAATCACTATAGCCCTTCTCTCCAATGTCATTCAACGCTTTAGATAAGGAGGTGCAAATTTCCGCATTTTTTATCTAAAAACGAAGTTTTTGAGGGAAACACTTCGTGGCATGTTTTAATAAAGGTATTGCTTAAATAGCTTTTAAAAAGGCCTTTTACATCGAAATAGCCAACTAATAACCTGTCTGCAACTAATGGATTAATACTTAAAAGGATTGGAAAGGTGTTTATAGTGGATAACTTCAGCGCTAATTTGTGTGTATAAACGTTAGATGTTATGGATAAACTGTTGGTTTTAGGTGAACAAGCATGTGAATAACTGAAAGATGAATGTTTTTCGCTTTAAAAGCTGTCTTTAAAATGAATGGTATTGTGGATAATGTGTGGGATAAAAGGTTGAAAACTGGTTTATATATGTGTGAATTGATGTATGGTTGTGTGGGTAAAGCACTAAAATAGATTTGTAGATTTTAATCGGATGAATCGAATTCGTGAACGAGGTAAGAGTATGTTTTTAATAGATTCATTTTTCTGTATATTAATTAACGATTCAATACTTAAATCACTCAATCATGAAAAAAATAATTACACTGCTGTTTTCGATTATGGCTATACAACCACTTGTACAGGCCCAACAGCAAGCGAGTTGCTGTGCTGTTTCAAAAACAAGTCATACGGGCATGTCTGTATTCAGTTCAGACGCTGCTTTCCGCAGATCGCATAAATCACCAAAAGCATTTACCTATACGGATGCCAAAGGAAGTATGATCCAGTTTGATGCTCCTGATGGAAAGAAGGCCAATGCCTATATGGTAAAAGCTTCATCGCCCAGTACCAAATATGTGTTCCTGATCCACGAATGGTGGGGCCTGAACGATTACATTAAAAAAGATGCAGATAAATTATATGCGGACCTGGGCGGTAACGTAAACATCATGGCGCTCGATCTATACGATGGTAAAGTAACAGCCAACCGCGACTCCGCCGCGGCCTACATGGGTGCTGCAAGTGCTACACGCATCGGGTCTATTTTAAATGGTGCATTTATGTTTGCAGGTGATAAAGCAGAAATTATATCCATGGGCTGGTGCTTTGGCGGCGGCTGGGCGCTGCAGTCCTCTATTCTTGCGGGCAATAAGAGCAAAGGCACCATCATGTATTACGGCATGACGGAAAAAGATCCGGTGAAACTGGCCGGACTGAAAGGTGATGTGCTTGGGATCTTTGGTTCAAAAGATAAGTGGATCAACCCGGAGATGGTTGCTGCATTTGATAAAGACCTGACTGCTGCCGGGAAAAAACATACAATAAAAAGTTTTGACGCGGATCACGCATTCGCCAATCCAAGCAATCCGCAATTTAACAAAGCGTATACCGAAGAAGCGTGGGGCATGAGTGTGGCGTTTATTAAAAAGGCGTTTGGTTTGTAATTATGAATGCAGTCAAAGACTGCGGAATGATTGACACCAGTCCACGCTGCGCTAAGACTGGCGACAGATAGGGCTCATAAATGTGACGGCAATGAAACGCGCCCCATTTAAAGAAAGGTTACGCTTCATTGCTGTTTGGCTTTAGCCAACGGTTATAAATAAAAAAGCTCCGGGGGTAAACTCCGGAGCTTTTCATTTATTTCGCCGCGGCGAATCATGATTTATAATTATGATTACGCCAATTTCAAATCACTAATAAGCGTCTGAATCTTCGTATCTAATTTTTTATCTACCGCTGCGAATTCTGCTCTTGATGCCAACGGTTCGTTAACACTGAAATAGAATTTGATCTTCGGTTCTGTACCGGATGGGCGCGCAGATACTAATGTGCCGTCTGCCGTTTTGAACTGTAATACATTTTCCTGCGGCAATTCAATTTTCTTTGTAGTACCGTTGATAATGTTTGTTGCAAGCTGACTATCGTAATCGAACATCCATTCAACCGGAGAACCGCTTAATGTTTTAGGAGGCGTAGCACGAAGCTCTTTCATCATGGTCTGGATTTCTTCCGCGCCGGATTTGCCTTTTTTTGTCAGGGAGATGAGGTGTTCTTTGTAGAAGCCATATTCCACGTAC
It encodes the following:
- the serA gene encoding phosphoglycerate dehydrogenase, with protein sequence METIEKVPYFVIDFDSTFTQVEALDELATISLAGNPNQQQIIQQIIDLTNLGMEGKGSFSENLVKRLQLVKANRSHLAPLIDLLRSKVSKSVKRNKHFFRDYADQIYIVSSGFKEFILPIVTEFGIKEEHVMANTFTFDNDGNIIGCDANNPLSQDKGKIKLMEKLGLTGDVHVIGDGYTDYEIRGAGLASKFYAFTENVSRAAVTAKADSIAPSFDEILFQEKLPMTISYPKNRIKVLLLENIHTDAFKLFSEEGYTVEVIASALEEDELIEKIKDVSIIGIRSKTTITAKVLEHAPKLIAIGAFCIGTNQIDLKAAQMKGVAVFNAPFSNTRSVVELAIGEIIMLYRRTLEKSMQMHAGKWDKSAKNSFEIRGKKLGLVGYGNIGSQLSVIAESLGMVVYYYDIVERLSLGNAKKCSSLKELLNTVDVVSLHVDGRASNKGMFGAKEFNEMRQGSIFLNLARGPVTDLKALSENLKSGKILGAGLDVYEYEPKNNDEEFINDVRGLPNVILTPHIGGSTEEAQSNIGNFVPNRITDYINNGTTLHSVNFPNIQLPELQEGHRFMHLHENQPGILAKINNLFAKHNINILAQYLKTNEQVGYVITDIAKIYDKEVLDELKEIPGTIRFRTLY
- a CDS encoding dienelactone hydrolase family protein produces the protein MKKIITLLFSIMAIQPLVQAQQQASCCAVSKTSHTGMSVFSSDAAFRRSHKSPKAFTYTDAKGSMIQFDAPDGKKANAYMVKASSPSTKYVFLIHEWWGLNDYIKKDADKLYADLGGNVNIMALDLYDGKVTANRDSAAAYMGAASATRIGSILNGAFMFAGDKAEIISMGWCFGGGWALQSSILAGNKSKGTIMYYGMTEKDPVKLAGLKGDVLGIFGSKDKWINPEMVAAFDKDLTAAGKKHTIKSFDADHAFANPSNPQFNKAYTEEAWGMSVAFIKKAFGL